A region of Armatimonadota bacterium DNA encodes the following proteins:
- the rpiA gene encoding ribose-5-phosphate isomerase RpiA encodes MDAKEAAGRRAAEFVSEGMVVGLGTGSTALHAIRALGERVAKGLSIRGIPTSEASRRLATELGIPLVGLGDVPYIDVTIDGADEVDPHYSLIKGGGGALLREKLVASSSREMIVVADESKIVPCLGAFPLPVAIVPFGCETTLKRLSIHARGLALREAGGRPFVSDDGLYIVDMHTAPIHNPDGLHAALKGTLGVVETGLFIGLATKVVVGRSDGSAGVLEPG; translated from the coding sequence TTGGACGCTAAGGAAGCGGCGGGACGCCGCGCGGCGGAGTTCGTGAGCGAAGGGATGGTCGTTGGGCTGGGCACCGGCTCAACGGCCCTTCACGCGATCCGCGCCCTCGGCGAGCGCGTTGCGAAGGGACTGAGCATCCGCGGCATTCCCACCTCCGAGGCCAGCCGGCGCCTGGCGACCGAACTCGGCATACCGCTTGTGGGCCTGGGCGATGTGCCGTATATCGATGTCACAATCGACGGCGCCGACGAGGTTGACCCCCACTACAGCCTCATCAAGGGCGGCGGAGGCGCGCTGTTGAGGGAGAAACTGGTCGCTTCGTCAAGCCGGGAGATGATCGTCGTGGCCGACGAGAGCAAAATTGTGCCGTGTCTCGGCGCCTTCCCGCTGCCGGTCGCCATCGTACCGTTCGGCTGCGAGACGACTTTGAAGCGGCTGTCCATCCACGCGCGGGGCCTGGCCCTGCGGGAGGCCGGTGGCCGCCCGTTCGTGAGCGACGACGGGCTATACATCGTGGATATGCACACGGCGCCCATCCACAACCCGGACGGCCTTCACGCGGCGCTGAAAGGCACGCTGGGCGTCGTCGAAACGGGCCTGTTCATCGGCCTGGCAACGAAAGTCGTTGTCGGCCGTTCCGACGGCAGCGCCGGCGTGCTCGAACCCGGATAG